Proteins found in one Paenibacillus borealis genomic segment:
- a CDS encoding FtsW/RodA/SpoVE family cell cycle protein, which produces MLQRIRRIDGSIVLILLLLMCVSIFSIYSVTHGRVDLDGTHIRMIQYYVLGFVAFFLLTLFDYRLLVRYGLYIYILGIGILLLVSFIGKVKNGAQGWIGIGELSIQPAELFKLILILFLTTVLVRKQRNPLRFWRDVVPLSLIALMPFALVIIQNDLGNALSYIVILLGLLWIGNIKFLHALIGMVILAGSVLGFILCYTHYHEQTVSFIEQTLGRDHFIRRFDPWLVPDLASSDASYQTKNAKTAIASGGLSGEGYLQGGTVQSDRVPYLYSESIFVQIGEEFGFLGAAVLLMLFFILIHRLIMIALECRDRGGPLLIVGIVAMLLYQILENIGAMIGLMPLTGITLPFISYGGTSILINMACMGIAMSVRLYGQDVEDDLPLPLPRLKDEPTLFLKS; this is translated from the coding sequence ATGTTACAGAGAATCAGGCGGATTGACGGCTCCATCGTATTGATTTTGCTCTTGCTGATGTGTGTCAGTATTTTCTCGATATACAGCGTCACTCATGGGAGAGTTGATCTGGATGGCACACACATACGGATGATTCAGTACTATGTGCTGGGTTTTGTTGCTTTTTTTCTGCTTACCCTGTTTGATTACCGCCTTCTGGTCCGGTATGGACTCTATATTTACATCCTCGGGATCGGTATTCTGCTGCTGGTCAGCTTTATCGGCAAGGTGAAAAATGGCGCCCAGGGCTGGATCGGCATCGGTGAATTAAGCATTCAGCCGGCGGAGCTGTTTAAGCTGATCCTGATTCTTTTTCTGACCACTGTACTTGTCCGCAAACAAAGAAATCCGCTGCGCTTCTGGCGTGATGTGGTGCCGCTTAGCTTAATCGCCCTGATGCCGTTCGCGCTGGTCATCATCCAGAATGATCTGGGCAATGCGCTCAGCTATATCGTGATTCTGCTGGGGCTTTTGTGGATCGGGAATATTAAATTCTTACATGCTCTGATCGGGATGGTTATTCTGGCGGGATCGGTGCTGGGCTTCATTCTGTGCTATACCCACTATCATGAGCAGACGGTAAGCTTCATAGAGCAGACGCTGGGCCGGGACCATTTCATCAGGCGCTTTGATCCCTGGCTGGTGCCGGATCTGGCAAGCAGCGATGCGAGTTATCAGACCAAGAATGCCAAGACAGCGATTGCTTCGGGCGGCCTCAGCGGTGAAGGTTATCTGCAGGGCGGCACCGTGCAAAGCGACCGGGTACCCTATCTGTATTCTGAATCGATTTTTGTGCAGATCGGCGAAGAATTCGGCTTCCTGGGTGCAGCGGTGCTGCTGATGCTCTTTTTTATCCTGATCCATAGACTCATTATGATTGCCCTGGAATGCAGGGACCGCGGCGGGCCTCTCCTGATTGTCGGGATCGTAGCTATGCTGCTGTATCAGATTCTGGAGAATATCGGGGCAATGATCGGGCTGATGCCGCTGACGGGGATTACGCTTCCTTTTATCAGCTATGGAGGAACCTCGATTCTGATCAACATGGCCTGTATGGGGATTGCCATGAGCGTGCGGCTCTACGGACAGGATGTGGAGGATGATCTGCCGCTTCCGCTGCCCAGGCTGAAGGATGAGCCTACTTTATTCTTAAAATCATAG
- a CDS encoding FtsW/RodA/SpoVE family cell cycle protein produces the protein MLQKIKKIDGVILVILVLLMVVSIFSIYSVTHGRDKLDGSHIKMIKFYILGFIAFLGLTFVDYRLLVKYALYVYVTGIGILVLVSFIGTEQNGAQGWIKFGGFSLQPAELFKLILILFLAAVLVRKNKNKLLFWRDVVPLALMSLLPFLIVLSQNDLGNALSYVVILVGLLWIGNIKFTHALIGLLIIGGSAAAGIMSYIHYHDEIKDFLTDIGRSHWVERFDPWLVPEEATAKASYHTKNAKMAIASGGMSGEGYMEGSSVQTDRVPYTYSDSIFVQIAEEFGFVGSALVLLLYFILIHRMILIALECKDRGGPFLIVGIVAMMLYQIFENIGAFIGLMPLTGITLPFISFGGTSLLINMASIGLVMSVRLHGQEVEEDLPSPTVYTSPAKQG, from the coding sequence TGATGGTAGTCAGCATTTTCTCCATATACAGCGTTACCCACGGGCGGGACAAGCTGGACGGATCGCATATCAAAATGATCAAATTCTATATCCTGGGCTTCATCGCCTTCCTGGGGCTGACCTTCGTCGATTATCGGCTGCTTGTTAAATATGCGCTATATGTTTACGTTACGGGGATCGGGATTCTGGTGCTGGTCAGCTTTATCGGTACAGAGCAGAACGGGGCGCAAGGCTGGATTAAATTCGGGGGCTTCAGCCTTCAGCCCGCCGAGCTGTTTAAGCTGATTCTGATCCTGTTTCTGGCTGCGGTGCTGGTCCGCAAGAATAAGAATAAGCTGCTGTTCTGGCGCGATGTTGTGCCGTTGGCTCTAATGAGCCTGTTGCCGTTTTTGATCGTACTTAGCCAAAATGACCTCGGGAACGCGCTCTCTTATGTCGTGATTCTGGTAGGCCTTCTCTGGATCGGCAATATCAAGTTTACCCACGCGCTGATCGGGCTGTTAATTATTGGCGGAAGCGCGGCTGCCGGAATCATGAGCTACATTCATTATCACGACGAAATTAAGGATTTCCTGACAGATATCGGCCGTTCTCACTGGGTAGAGCGTTTTGATCCATGGCTGGTGCCGGAAGAAGCGACGGCCAAGGCAAGCTATCATACCAAAAACGCCAAAATGGCTATAGCCTCCGGCGGTATGAGCGGCGAAGGCTATATGGAGGGCAGCTCGGTGCAGACGGATCGGGTGCCGTATACGTACTCTGATTCGATTTTTGTACAGATTGCCGAGGAATTTGGCTTTGTCGGCTCGGCGCTGGTGCTGCTGCTCTACTTTATCCTGATTCACCGGATGATTCTGATTGCGCTGGAGTGCAAGGACAGGGGCGGGCCGTTTCTGATTGTCGGCATTGTCGCGATGATGCTGTATCAGATTTTTGAGAATATCGGTGCCTTCATCGGCCTGATGCCGCTGACCGGGATTACGCTGCCGTTCATCAGCTTCGGGGGGACCTCCCTGCTAATCAACATGGCCAGCATCGGTCTGGTAATGAGCGTGCGTCTGCATGGTCAAGAGGTGGAGGAAGATCTGCCGAGTCCAACGGTCTATACCTCTCCGGCCAAGCAAGGCTAA